Genomic window (Papaver somniferum cultivar HN1 unplaced genomic scaffold, ASM357369v1 unplaced-scaffold_0, whole genome shotgun sequence):
TTGTTAGAAATGGGTAGAGGTAATGAGATAACAAGGGCACAAAAAGAAGCTGAACACTGGAAGTTAGCTTGTTTGGTTCTAAGAAACCAAAATCATGAGCTGCAAAACAAGTATCTGGAGTGTTGTGAAGAATGAAAGAGCAAATGGTGAAATGGTGAAATTGAAATATGAGAATGAAAGAGCAAATGGTGAAATTGAATGTCTAAACAATGAGTGTCTAGAATTGAAGGTTCAGGGGGACTTAGTTAAGATGAGATGTAATCAGTTGAAAGCCAAGATTGCGGTTCTAGAGAAGGAGACGAGTGAAAGACAGAAGGAATGTGTGCAAATCAATGGAgaggttgaggatttgaagttgGGGAAGAAAAGAAATGCAGTGGAAATTGAAGATCTGAAAATGAAGTGTATGGGAATGGAAATTCAAGGAACCGTCTCGTTGAATCATGAAATCGAGTTGGGAAAAAAATTGGAAGGTTACAAAATCAAGTGTGAAGGTTTGTCTGCAGAGCTGGAACGAAAAGGAAATGGAATTGGAGAAGCTGCTGGCGGTGACCAATGGTTTTGATCAAGAGCGTGAAGGATATAGGACCAAATGCACTGGaatggaagagcaaatcaagggGTTGATAGAAGAAGGAATTGTTTTATTTGATAGTGAGGCGACTGCGCAGGGAAGAATTTGTCACTTGGAGGAGGCAATTAAGAAGATGGAAGCTAAAGAAATAGAGACGTTTGCGGAGTTGGAGGCGCGGCTTTTAAAAGTGGAAGAAGAAAATGCAACATTGAGAGCCTTGCCAAATGCAGTAACTTGCAGGGATATGGATGGCAGAGTCTATGCAGCTAATGAGGCGCACTTGAAAAGAACTGAAACGAGTCCAATTTCTACTTTTACACCTGCCAGTTGCAAACCTTCTTCTTCATTGCAAGTAAATTTTGACGGTGCACGCTTCTCAGGAGGTATAATTTATATCCTTTTTAACTAGTTTTCTGTTTGAATGGCTTTCGCGCAATGTGCTTTGTTTCTCTTTGTGTTCATGTAAGTGCATACCATGGTTAGATGTTTGACATTGTCCATTTTCTGGCAGACTCGCCTCCTGTCGACGATCTAGTTTTATTCAAACAACAAAATGGTGTAAGAGCATCAAGTTCCCACATTCTGGAGATTGGCAGCGTTGTTGAAATCGTTGACATCAGCGACAATGAAGGAGAAAATTAAGGAGACTACTCTTAAACATATTCTTATAGGAATAGCATTATCAGCACAATCATCTTCAATGATATGTCTAGTTAGCAACTACTATGCATGTACTGCCTCTAAGTAACTTCAAAACTCATCTCTACAAATGCTCTTAACCAGGTCATGTCCTTCACTGAAATTTATGTTAAATCTCATCTCTACTCTATCTGTCCTACAAAATTAGCCTGAAATTCGAGGTCAAAACTAGCGTTTGGTCAACGATTGCTCACGGTTGGTGGTAAGAGTGGAATCTGCAAGACTAAAACTACTAGCATTTTTCTGAAAGATTGAAAGTACCTAAAGAGGCGAGGCTTCGACAGCCGGTTGGCAATTGCCTTGCTCCAGCTCAAGCGTGGTGGTGCACAGATTCCCTATAATTTTCCGTGCAGCGTCTTACAGACAAAACTTAAACAATTGATCGTCTAGTATCCAACAACTCCGACTGGCCAATGTCACTTGAGAGTTGAGACCAAAAAATATTTCAAAGTAATAGACCCATAATTTCTCTGTTTTATAAATCTTACTGAATTCCAAATAGTACTAGCTACAAAGTTGAAACCAAAATGGCAAATAGTTCACAAGGCATTCGGCATACCATCATTACTCTCTTTTCAGGTCATCCAATTTTGTTTGCTCCGGTTACATAAATCATTCTCCGGCCGGTGGTTATTACCTAGGCTAGGGAATGCAACAAGATATAGATTGCAAAATGAATAAAGATATTTCAATACAACACACTTAGGAATTAATCGAAGTCATTACTTGATTATTTTTGAAGATTTCTTGaactcaattgaattcctagtTGCATCTTCCATAAGCTTCACCTTTTCCATCTCCACTACACGAATTTCTTCAATTTTAGCTTTTGCAGCTTTCTCCGTAGCTTCTTCCTCTAATTCATCAATTTGAAGTCTCAGTAATAAATCTTGTTCGGCCTTTTCTCTCAAAACATTCAATCTCACTCTAAGTTTGGTGACTTCATAACCCATATGTTCAAAATCATCCAACTCTGTTGTGTGATTCTCTAGCTGATCAAGAAAGATTGATGGATCATCAGAGTTTTGAAGTTTCTGAACAAACCGAACAAAGGATAAATCTAACCCTAGTTTGATTCCTTGTTTGATTTTCTCACTGAAGTTTGAAAGTGGAAGAAAATGAGGGATTTGAGGGATTtgttcaaagacttgatcatccAAAACCTTTAGTTCTGGAGAAAGGTATGAAGATCTATGAGGAGGTATTAGAGAAAACTCCATTGAAACATCAGAAGAAGCAGTTGATTGTGAAGATGGGTTTGAAGAAGATGCCATTGATGACATTAAGTATTAAGTATGAGAATACAGAGTACTATTTCTGTCTCTGCTGATATAGAACaaaagttgcataaataaatgtATGTATGTATGCTTTGATGGTGCAGGAAAAGCAAATAGGTGACATTCTATTTGTATTTTCTATGTCAGAAAATAAATGTTATATGCATATGAAGTTATTTATTGAATCCAACAGGCAACAGACTTGTTTATTACGACCATGCCAAGGTAAGGTAGTCCGGAGTGATGGCAAGTCAAGAAAATACCTAAAAACTGAATAAAACCATTTCAAGATCAAATTTAATAAGCAAACACATAACATTAGAGATCTCTatcaaaattcagaaattaaCCAAGGAGATAACTCCATTAAGCATTAGTACTAAGAGTAGTtcctatgggatgaacaaactcagagtttgctcattttgctcccactatagaatgaacaaacatgaaaaatggatgttcaaatcaacaaatctgttgatttgaacatcgagtcggAACATCTGGCGCGCGTCTGTGTCAAGGACGGGCGACATCTCTACAAACGCTGGCGTCAGAAGAAAAAACGACAGCGTTTTTATAACCAACGCGCGTCCTTAGTTAGAACGCCCGCGTCCGTATTAGAATCGCCAGCGTCTGACTCTATTGCGCCAACAACTCAATCTGAACGGCTGCAAAACCCTTCGATCCAACGACTACATTTAttgaattctataaatactcctcatttcaactctaaattaacacattcttcactctcaaatcatctacaaaaatgcctcccagagtttGTGTTGTTTGGGCGACAACTCTAGATTCACtgaacaagaggatttagctatttgtagagcctttgtttCTCACACACAAGATGTTGTCATGAGTAATGTAGCCGATTCGACGTtgactttctgggagaaagtttacaGAATGTTCACCTCTGAAACTGGGAACATCCATGGGCGTGATTCTCACGGATTGCAGCATCGTTTCAGTGTAATTAGTATGAATGTATTGGAGTTTGTCGCCCAACTAATGGAGAATCACCAAAATAATCTCAACagtgaagccgaacatgaagtgtTTCCCAGAACTCTAGCAATGTGGCAAGCATCTCACTGCGatcgtcctttcgacttccatgcttgtttcaacattcttagggtgctcaacagatacgatccctacatcgccctaggaattccaccacccgccgAGAACTGACGccgcctatgtagtagttgttttaatatgatgtatttcttttattctcatgtatggtgtggttgttcaatgcaatatatttttatttatgaaattgatggtgcaatgtttaatcgaagaaaattttaaattacttgatattgatggttttagataatcgtaataacacagaataaacaacaaattaaataacataataccatagtgaatcgatctgtcctacaacttcaatcagcccactccaccaaaGAACATCTGGGACATTCCAAGATAcgccttccatatgtgtcttcttcaaaagaagtccgcaaatgcataaaagtcctgcaaccgggctttgagcatgaactgattctctgtggacaatgtttgtattcgtgatctccatatccacaatgattgcagtgtaataactccttcaatttggctttaagtttgaagtttttgcacagtgttgcaatcttttcttcttcttgttttttaatcttcatagcatcatctatcATATGTGGTTCATCTGGacaattgggatcttgacattgcaaatacctgagcttttcttTCTGGacctataaatttcattcctccaatctccaaaatcacatcttcttcttcttcttttttcgtaCATCTCTCCTCCttaaatgtctgttagaaatcgtggtcccaagtttactcaagaagaggatataactctatgcaaagcatatttcttTCATAGGTTAATCACTGgtgttattatttctcatgacagttctttttgggagaacgttttttcaatgttcgtctgattgacgggaaa
Coding sequences:
- the LOC113325855 gene encoding DUF724 domain-containing protein 5-like is translated as MASSSNPSSQSTASSDVSMEFSLIPPHRSSYLSPELKVLDDQVFEQIPQIPHFLPLSNFSEKIKQGIKLGLDLSFVRFVQKLQNSDDPSIFLDQLENHTTELDDFEHMGYEVTKLRVRLNVLREKAEQDLLLRLQIDELEEEATEKAAKAKIEEIRVVEMEKVKLMEDATRNSIEFKKSSKIIK